From Roseateles sp. SL47:
CCAGGGCCGCCCGGTCGGCGTGGCACTGGACAAGCAAGGCGCTCTGCTGGTGGCCGATGATGTCGGCAACGTGATCTGGAAGGTTCAGGCGCGCTGATCCACGCTGTGGGGGCCATGACCTGAGGATCTTCAGACCCGGACGGGCTGCTCAACGGCCCGTTGTTGCAATAGCCGGAGGGCAGCGTGGCGATGATGGATGCGGGGCCTGTCCATCAGGCGGCACCCTCGCGGGGCCACACCTGCAGCGGGGTGTTAATGCCGCGTAATGCCGCGTAGTGCCGCGTAGTGCCGCGTAGTGCCGCGTAATGCCGCGTAATGCCGCGTGCGCTTGCGCTTGCTCGGCACCTTGGCACCCGCTTCACGCGCCTTGGCCAGGCCGATGGCAATGGCCTGCTTGCGGAGGGTCACCGTCTTGCCACTTTTACCGCTTTTGAGTTCCTGTTGCTTCTCCTCGTGAAGCGCCTGACCCACTTCTTCCTGGACCTTCTTGCCGTACTTGGTGCTCATGGTCATCTCCGGTCGTGATGCCGGGGAGGCGGCAACCCGGGTGCCAGGGGAGTGAGGCCCTCCACGGCCCTGCGTTTGTTGCGGCACGAGGCTTGCCATCGGAAGACGACACGCACGTTCGTCCCCCTGCACGACCCGTTCGTCCTTCCCCACCTCCCGGCCCGTCCGGACCCATCCGCCAAGACGAGGAACTCCATGCCCACCAAGAAACCCGACGCTTCGGCCACGTCCGAGGCCAAGGCGACCGCCGCCAAAGCCGCGACCCATGCCGCGACCAAGACCACAACAAAGACCCCCACAAAGGCCGCTGCCAAGTCCGCTGCCAGCACCACGGCTTCGCGCACTGCTCAGCCGGCCACCCGCAGCAGCGCCGCCTCCTCCACGGGCACCCTCCCCCCAGGGCCACCCAATGAGGGCCTGGGATCGGCCATGAGCACCATTGCCGGCCCGGCACGCAGCGAGCTGGTGACCAGCGCTGCGGCCACCGAGTCGCAAGTGCGTCTGGCCCGCAAGATGAGCGGCACGGAATCCGTGGCCGCCGCCATTCCTTCCAATGCCCACAAAGCCGCCGAACACGGCCGCGACAACGCCTTGCAGCCGCCACAAGGCACCTCGGTCGACAGCCCGGACGATCTGGTGTCCGGCAGCACCGTCACGGAGGACTTCGCTTCGGACAAGCTCGGCGAAGGCATGCCCGAGCTGGGCTACAACCCGACCAATGAAGCGCTGGACCGTGTCCGTGTGGACGCCACCGGCCAGGCCCTGACGACCAACCAAGGCGTCCGGGTGGCTGACAACCAGAACTCGCTCAAGGCTGGCCTGCGGGGCCCGACGCTCATGGAGGACTTCATCCTCCGCGAGAAGATCACCCACTTCGACCATGAGCGCATTCCCGAGCGGGTGGTCCATGCCCGCGGCTCGGCGGCTCATGGCTACTTCGAGTGCTACGACGCGCTGGAGGACCTGACGGTTGCAGCGCCTTTCACGGCGGCGGGCAAACGTACACCGGTGTTTGTGCGCTTCTCCACCGTGGCCGGTGAGCGGGGCTCGACCGACACCGCCCGCGACGTGCGCGGCTTTGCAGTCAAGTTCTATACCGACGAGGGCAACTGGGATCTGGTCGGCAACAACATCCCGGTGTTCTTCATCCAGGACGCCATGAAGTTTCCGGACCTGATCCATGCGGTCAAGCCGGAACCGCACCATGGCATGCCACAGGCGGCCAGCGCGCACGACACCTTCTGGGACTTCGTTTCGCTGATGCCAGAATCCGCCCACATGCTGATGTGGGCCATGTCCGACCGGGCCATTCCCCGCAGCTATCGGATGATGCAGGGCTTTGGCGTGCACACCTTCCGGCTGATCAATGCCCGCGGTGAGGCCCATTTGGTGAAGTTCCACTGGACGCCCAAGGCCGGCACTCATTCGCTGGTGTGGGATGAAGCGGTGAAGATCTCCGGCGCGGACTCCGATTTCCATCGCCGCGATCTGTGGGAAGCCATCGAGGCCGGCAACGCTCCTGAATGGGAACTGGCCCTGCAGGTCTTCACCGAAGAGCAGGCCGAGCATTGGTCGTTCGACATCCTGGATGCGACCAAGCTGGTGCCGGAAGAACTGGTGCCGCTGCGGCCCGTAGGCCGCATGGTGCTGACGCGTAATCCGGACAATTTCTTTGCCGAAACCGAACAGGTGGCGTTCTGCACGGCCCACATCATTCCCGGCATCGATTTCACCAACGACCCGCTGCTGGCGGGCCGCCTCCATTCCTATGTGGACACGCAGATCACGCGTCTGGGTGGCGCCAACTTCCACGAGATCCCCATCAATGCACCGGTGGCGCAGGTCCACAACAACCAGCGTGACGGTCTGCACCGCCAGGCGATTGCCCGCGGTCGGGTCGCTTATGAGCCCAATTCCCTGGGCGGTGGCTGCCCGTTCCAGGCAGGCGCCAGCGGCTTCGTCTCTT
This genomic window contains:
- a CDS encoding DUF6496 domain-containing protein, translating into MSTKYGKKVQEEVGQALHEEKQQELKSGKSGKTVTLRKQAIAIGLAKAREAGAKVPSKRKRTRHYAALRGTTRHYAALRGITRH
- a CDS encoding catalase, with the protein product MSTIAGPARSELVTSAAATESQVRLARKMSGTESVAAAIPSNAHKAAEHGRDNALQPPQGTSVDSPDDLVSGSTVTEDFASDKLGEGMPELGYNPTNEALDRVRVDATGQALTTNQGVRVADNQNSLKAGLRGPTLMEDFILREKITHFDHERIPERVVHARGSAAHGYFECYDALEDLTVAAPFTAAGKRTPVFVRFSTVAGERGSTDTARDVRGFAVKFYTDEGNWDLVGNNIPVFFIQDAMKFPDLIHAVKPEPHHGMPQAASAHDTFWDFVSLMPESAHMLMWAMSDRAIPRSYRMMQGFGVHTFRLINARGEAHLVKFHWTPKAGTHSLVWDEAVKISGADSDFHRRDLWEAIEAGNAPEWELALQVFTEEQAEHWSFDILDATKLVPEELVPLRPVGRMVLTRNPDNFFAETEQVAFCTAHIIPGIDFTNDPLLAGRLHSYVDTQITRLGGANFHEIPINAPVAQVHNNQRDGLHRQAIARGRVAYEPNSLGGGCPFQAGASGFVSYPKAIQGEALRGKPERFAEHYAQAQLFWNSQSEPEQNHIVAAYRFELTRVQTPAIRQRVLALLARVDATLAQRVAEGLGMEVPAPLPDLAPGTGAGAGVEGSVQPPEVTKSAALSLLARPGDGALNGRRVALLVHQGVDGTAVRAVHTAVLDAGGVPRLIAHRLGDVQPASGDPMQIEITLETAPGALWDAVVLPDESPDRPNLAMSGQAVSFVQDLYRHCKPILVLGGRSALLQAAGVPASADEAEHDPTLFFAGPVPEEDRDPVGAPTSMSKDSDTAGAISRFVAAIGQHRPFERETDPPLV